From the genome of Xiphophorus couchianus chromosome 6, X_couchianus-1.0, whole genome shotgun sequence, one region includes:
- the kcnmb3 gene encoding calcium-activated potassium channel subunit beta-3, whose product MPTSSVGEERAILLGFTMMAFSVLMFFVVGITTVKPYIDSCWEEASCVLPQTHILEEWVDCRGVSTVPCLTVTVSVTGSNESAFLQFDEDSVFLPNECFYLPKCQLDRKGLQDEVQKVKKWVDGQLKNSSMCFSDQKGHPNHVILNRKYTLRRALFGLLWPCLMLAGGSLLVGLVKLTQSLAHLSTDVRSYSRGGRRTLKYTQGKMYKLLRRSSMQST is encoded by the exons ATGCCTACGTCTAGTGTCGGAGAAGAACGAGCCATCTTGTTGGGCTTCACCATGATGGCTTTCTCTGTGCTCATGTTCTTTGTGGTTGGCATTACCACGGTCAAGCCTTACATTGACAG TTGCTGGGAGGAGGCTAGTTGTGTCCTGCCTCAGACTCATATCCTGGAAGAGTGGGTGGACTGCAGAGGGGTGAGCACGGTGCCCTGCCTTACTGTGACAGTCAGCGTCACCGGCTCCAACGAGTCGGCCTTTCTCCAGTTTGACGAGGATTCCGTCTTCCTTCCAAACGAG TGTTTCTATCTCCCCAAGTGCCAACTGGACAGAAAAGGGCTTCAGGACGAAGTGCAGAAAGTAAAAAAGTGGGTGGACGGCCAGCTGAAGAACAGCTCCATGTGTTTCAGTGACCAAAAGGGGCACCCCAACCATGTCATCCTGAACAGGAAGTACACCCTGCGGAGGGCGCTGTTCGGACTGCTGTGGCCCTGTCTGATGCTGGCTGGCGGATCTTTATTGGTGGGACTTGTGAAGCTGACACAGAGCTTGGCCCATCTGTCCACTGATGTGAGAAGTTATTCCAGAGGAGGAAGGCGGACTTTGAAATACACTCAGGGCAAAATGTACAAACTCCTCCGGAGGTCAAGCATGCAATCTACCTAG